Below is a window of Sporosarcina ureae DNA.
ATGAATATCACATTGAAACCGAACGAACAAAAAACGGTGTAAAAAATAAAATATATCAATGTTTCTTAGAAAACTTCGGTGATCTCGATAGTTGGGAATTGCCTGTTGGTTGGATTGATGACATGTATGAAAAGAGAAATAAAATAGTGCACGGAGGAGAAGACGTATCCTATGAAGCAATTATGAAAACTGCTAATTCTATACCGACTTTAGAGAAAAGGGCAAAAAACTTAATTGATATTCTTATTGACAAGAACTTCGATAGGGAAAAGTTTATTGATTTTGGTTTTTAATTATAAACACTAGTGGTTGGTACCAGATTCCCCCATAACTCTAGCTTAATTCAGAATCGTTTCTGATTTGTGTCGGGACCTTTCTTAATCAAGTACATCATACAATTCATACACTGTTCTGAAAGCTTATAGAGTTAGTGATTCGTACCAGGTCCCCAAACAACTCTAATTTAATTCAGAATTGTTTCCAATTTAATTCGGGACCTGGTACCTTCCTTAATCACAACCTACTTTTCACAATTCTCCTGATTTTATAGTCCGATTACCAGATGGACTATTATTGGTTTTCAGTTAATATCTTAAAATGTTTGTTAGCAATCAAATTTTCAGGTCTAAGGTTAAGCCAATCATTTTGCTTTAGTATTTTTTTCAATAGCACATCCGAAAAACTTATATAAAACAATATTATCATTTCCGAATTGGATGTTTGGCTGAATAATAATTTCTTATAATTCTCTTCATTTTCAGCACCTTGGATATATTCTAAAATATATTTAAAACTTGATATATAAGTGGACAATTGATTATTATATTTATCGACAAAGTAATTGGAAAAGTTTATCAAGCGACTATCCAGTTCATCAGGACTGAAAAATTTAAGCCCGCCTTTAGATTCAGATCTACAATCTTTTAAGTTATTAAAATCATCCCCTACTCTTAGATATAAGTCGTCTAGAGCGTCAAACCCCTCTAACTCCTTTCCGTTACGTTCTATCGTAATCTGTTTTTTGATTTCCAAATGTGAATTCACTAAATTGAAAAATGTTGTTTCAAACCTTTGTCTTTCCATCGTTATATACTGATCATTTAGTGCTTGCGTAGTTTTCTGCAATTCTTCCCTTTGTAACTGCAATTCTTCTCTCTGTAGTTTAAGCTCATTTTGATTCATTAGATTAGCTGCTATCAATAAAAGAAATGCGGCAGCTGAAACTAATGGTGTTGAACTATCACCAAAAACACTTGCAAATGTATCACTAATGAAAAACGGCACTATAAAAGCGCTTATCAATAATAAAAAGCCTAATACAGTAAGAACGCCTGTCAAACTGAATTTCTCTTTCAAAAATCTTCCCCTTCTCCCTCCGCACCCGTCTGACTTTCCCCTGGTGCATCACAATCTTATATTCCCCATTCTCCATTCAGAACAACAAATGACGCAGCGCACTCCGTAATCACATGTTGTCCTCTGGTTGGCCAAGGGACTTATTTTATTTACTTTTAAACAAAGCTCTCCGTATCCTATCAATCTAAGCATAAAGCCGAAAGTTATTCGATATTTGTTATTCTTTATTCGGCTTTGGGGATCTTGGTCAATATTTAGTCGGAAAATAGCTGTCAATTAGTTATAGGCACCTTTGTACCACCACACAACAACTTCGACACTACTCTGAACAGTTCTTGAGTTGTATGATACACAAGTGCGTTTATCAAAATATTCTCGCTGTACACTGTCCGAATGGGCTGGGGCTTACTCATTCTTCATAGCTCCAAAACTCCATCACCCAACATAAATTCCTCAAACTCTTCAAACGTCTCATACTCAAAACCAACACTCAACCCCTCCGCCAGCGCAACAGTCGCCTGTTCCGTCATACTGTCATCCAGAACAGCAACATCCACCAACTTCTTCAATTCCGCAAAAGTAGTTTCATATTCTTGATAGTAAGAAATCAACAGTTCTTCTTCAGCTTTTATTTCCAAAATCATTGCGGCAGAAAGTTCCTCAGCTTTTTGTCTCGCTTCTATTGCCAGTTGCAGATCCTCTCTGGCATTCTCGAACACGCTATACAGCTGCTTCATTCCAATTAAAGCAACTGTTGCAGACACGGCTGCTCCGATTGGTCCGAATAATGCGGCTCCTGCGGCAGTCATGACGATACCCGAAAAACAAGTCAGCGCATTGGAACCAAGTCCTTCGACTAGTTCCTCGATGGACAGTTTTCCCGATAGGAACTGATAACCTAGTTCAGTCGTGCTAATGGCTGCACTAGCGAGTGTGGTGACAATATTGCCAGACATGAGCGGATGGTCCTTGCCTAAGTATTTCATCCCATAGGCCACTCCGCTGACTACTGCACCGCGGGCAGCACTGTTGGCTGCAGCTTTGCCGGTTTCCTTTACGCTGAATTCTTTATTGAAGGCTCCTTGAGCGGCAGTGATCGTACCGCCTACGAAAGCTCCTGCCAATGCTCCGCCGACCATCGCATTACGGGCTCCGGTGAATAATTCGGCACGGTTCATGGCGGACGTGTAGTCGTTGGGGTCTTCAGCTGCCTGCAGTGCTTCTTTATGAGTCGTCCCTCCGCTTTGGATGTCGCCATATTCCGTCTGCCCTTTGACGGAACCGTGAACGTCCCGATAGTTCTGCGCGTAAATTCCTTCCGTATTCATCCGCTTTTCAATGAGCTCATTTACTTTATCTTCGTTTTCTATGTTGACGAGCCGGTCCATACCGTTGTATTTTGGTTTGGCAATACCGTGAGTAGTAGCAGCGGCTTTCTCATAGGATTTTGCTTGTATTTCTTTCATTACATCACCGTTAGCATTGCGGATTAGTAGGTCGGCAGCAGCATGCGGTTCTCCAAGTTGATCGGTTGTGACCGCGCGCAGTAAACTGCCTGCTTTTGCGGCGGCTGCATTGAATTTAGTCATCTCGATAATTTCAAACATGCGACCTTGCGTATAATTTGAAGCGCACTTTACATATTGTTCGGCGACTTTCAGCAGTCGTTCAGAGCCGGCTACAGTTTCTATCAACGCATTACCCTCGCGTTCAATAGTCTCGCTGACTACTTGTCCCGCAATGAAGTCTATCTCTGACTGGCGTAAGGAAACTATATTATCCTTCCTGTACGGTGGAAATCTTCTTTTTATTCGCAGTGATGACTGAGTGAATATGGGGAATTAACTCGCCTTGCTCGTCGAGAATCGTCGTATTCAAAATGTCTCGCATGATGACGGCTAATTTATAACTGTTATGAATCGCTGTTTTTTCATCCATCTTATACCCACAGAAGTCAACGCCTTTACTTTGGATAATTTCAGACATTTTATGAATAGTAGCTGACTGCAGCTGATCTGTACTCTTTGCCAAATCCCGCATGCTAGCGGTCGTGCTGGTGATCTGTTCCATAGCGTTCGTGGCGGCATGGAGTTTCTCTATTTCCGCCTGCACCTCTGCCTGCTTGCCGTACATCTCTTGCAATTTATTTTCTGTCGAAGCCGCAAAAATCAGGCTGCCAATCGCCAGAGCAGGAGCCAGCGCAATGCCGCCCAGCACCAGTGTCCCACCCGCAACACCCAGTCCGCCAGCAGCCAATGAACCACCGCCAAGGAAGGCAAGCGTTGCATTCTGTGCTGCAATACCGCTGAGGGCTGCAATAGCAGTACCTGTAGACGCAACAGCAAACGTAGTCGTAGCTCCTAACGCACCCATCGCTGCCAGTCCACCGCCCGCCAATGATGCGACACCAGCTGCTAAAACTTGTCCGGCTTTCACTACTTGTCTTTCAATAGTTAAAACAAACTGCTCTATTTCACTGTTGGAAACAAATTCATCTGTAACTGCCTCATCTGTAAAATTGACGTGCTTAATCTGTCTAAATGTCTCCACAAACCACTTCATGGATCCGTCCAGAATTTCCAGCTTCAACAGCCCGTATTCTTCAAACTCCTCATTGGTCTCATCTCGAACACGCTTAAACTCTTCGTATACTTCATTATATGAAGTCCCCAGTTCCTCGGCCAGCTGTTTTGTCTCTTTCATATTTTTAACAGAATCATAGCCCTTCTTGCCAGCGAGTGCCGTCGATGCAGCAGTAGCCCCCAGAATGATTAATGGAATTAAAGGTAGCGGCATAGTCATTACCTACTTTCGGGTTATTTTATTAGTATAAGTCTTTTGTAACATACAAGGGTGGGGAAGAAGAGTGGTGTTTTCTTCAAATTGGTGAACTGGGTGGAGGAGTGTTATGTAAAGGTAAATTGTCAAATCAAGTCGAACGCGTCAGATCACTCATGAATATCTCAAAGCGCGTATTAAAATTATGTACTTTTCTAAGAAATTGATTGAAATTTAACAAGATGCCTATAATCTCATATTAATATTGAGCTCCTATGCATCACATAACTTAGAAATAAATCTAAATAGTGTCGGTATATTGTGATGGACAGGTAAACAAGAAGTGAAGAATAAAACACGCAAAAATCAAGACGGTTACTGAGAATCGAAAAAACAAGTGTCTCTTCAATACTCCCAAACCGTCCTCCAGTATCAATAAAATATAAATATAGCAATAACAGTCAATACAATAATCACGGGGACCGATAAAACATAAATCCACAGCAAATTGGAAAAACTTTTTTTGCTGCTGTAATTTTCTTTCTTGGAAGTAGTACTAGAATTAGCAACGGATAAGGTCAAAATCAATCCGACAACTAAAACAATAATAACGAGAATCATGGCGATGATCAGGCCCAAGTTGATGAAGTCCTCCTTTTTTTAAAAAATCCTATTTTCCATACGCTACAATGATACCACATATAACATTTTCGAAGACTATCTAATTAAGGTGTGGCTGGAGGTTGTGAGGTCGTTAGAGTTATGTGTCAAAGTGTAGCCTACTTATTATATAAAATACGGTTAACTCATTATTGGACGTGCCACCCATCCAACCTGAGATGACTGTCGACCCACAATGGAACGCTGTGTTGTATCACATTGGTACGATGTCGTATCCCACTTTGGGACGGCCAATAACCAAAGAACTTATAAGAACGTTAAATATAAAGAATAAGACCATTGTCGAGATGAATCTCGACGTCGCATGGTTTGTACCTCTTGCATACGTAAAACCCCTCCACATACAATCCATCTACAAATCACTTGTATCCTTTTTGAAAAAAAGCTCTATATGATGAGTGAAAGATGACATCAAGTAGAATGTGGCAGTCTATCTCATCTACGGTTTTAACTATTTTCGTATACTCGCAATAGTTTGTATTCACTTCATATCTGATATAATTAAACTCCATACGAAAATCTAGTAGCAAATCGGCAAGCATACGATACGAAAAACAAAGGAGCGAAAAAGTGTATCTAATCCAAGAACTATCCTATATAAAAAGGCTAGGCGGTCTCACTAACCTGAACTTCCTTGTGGCGCACAAAGGACAAAAATATGTCTTACGTTTCCCGGCACATGAGTTTGAAGACATCATCAACCGCCAGCATGAAAAAGAGAATCAACGAATTGCGGCTGAAATTGGAGTGACGGTCGATAATGTGGTGTTTACTGATGACGGAATCAAAATGACACCATATTACGATGCGACGGCTAATCTAACCCGAGATCTAATTGTGACTCCAGAATATTTGGAAAAAGTTGCGGATGTGTTGTCTACGCTTCATTCATCGAATCGAGAATTTACGAATCGCTTTGATTATTGGGAAGAGGTCGAGAAGTATAAAAGTACATTGACTGAAATGCCTTCGCTTTATGTGTTGCTCGAGGAACGGGTACGGAATTTGACGCAAGGGGAGCGTCTGGAGTATGTGCCGTGTCATATGGATTCGGTAACGGGGAATTTTATTCAGAATGACGCGGGGCAGTTGCTGTTGATCGACTGGGAGTACAGTGCGAATTATTTACCAGAATGGGACTTGGCGGCGTTTATTATGGAACGTGAGTTGAGTGAGGAACAAGAGCAAGTGCTACTCGATTATTACGGTTTACCCGCTGCTTCGAAACAGTCGCTGGATTTGCAGAAGTTGAAGTCAGATTTTCTTTGGTCGTTATGGTCGCTTGTGAAAGAGCTGGAAGATCCTTCGTTTGAAGCATATACAGCGAAGCGGACGGAGCGCTTGATAGAGGGGTTGGAACAGTATTATCGTTTGTATGGGAATGAATAATGGCATCATGAATACGATACAAAAACTGCTCCGTAATCCCGAAGCAGTTTTGTATAGCGAGTATCAGTTGTTAACCATCTTACGACCGAAACTGAATTCCTTCCACGAACGAATTTCATAAGTAGGTGTAATCGAAGTACGGTTTTCTTTACCTTCTGGGTTAAACCAGCACGTATCAATTCCTGCATTGATCCCGCCTTGTATGTCAGACGTCAATGAATCACCGATCATCAAAACTTTTGAGCGGTCTGTAATTCCGAGTGAGTCGAAAGTATACTCAAAAATTTCAGGTTGCGGTTTTTTAAAGCCTGTCTGTTCGGATGCAATAATCGCTTCAAAGGTATTACGCAGCGGTGAACCTGCGATACGAGCATACTGGGCCAATGTAAAGCCATTTGTGAGGATCGCCAGACGGTAGTTCTCTAGACTGGCGAACATTTCTTCCACGCCTTCTATTAAGTGTGACTCATGTCCAAGGTTTTCAATATATAGCTCTCCAAAACGATGTGCGTCCAGTTTCAGTTCATGCTCTTGGAATAAGCGTCGAAAACGTTCTACTTTTAATTCCTCAAGCGTGATGCGGCCTTGTTCTAGATCATCCCAGATGACGGAGCTGATTGCACGGTATGTGTCGCGATACTGCTCCAAGCCATTTGGCAAACCGAAAGAATTAAACGTGTTGCCGAGCGCATGCTTTTCTGTTTCATTGAAATCAAATAATGTATCGTCTAAATCAAATAATAGTAATTCATAGTGCATAAGTAAAAACTCCTTTTTTAACAAGTACTATTAGTATAACATGATACATTTATAGTATGAAGGAATCACGTTCGATTAACGTTCTACAGATGGGGGTATAGCATACATCGTGACTTTTTAGGAAAGTAGCTAAGGAGAGGATGAACGAATTGAAGCCATTCATTGGAGTGACATCAGACATAGATGAAAAAGGGGATACACTGGTCCAGACCAGATACATAACAGCTGTACGTCGTGCGGGTGGAGTACCGATCATTTTACCAGTAGGGATGGAAGCGATTGACGAGGTGTGTGCTCATTTGGACGGGTTATTACTCATTGGCGGGGAAGATGTTGATCCGTCACTATTTGGAGAAGAGCCGCATCAGAAGCTCGGCAAAGTATTTCCACAGCGTGATGAGATGGAGCTAGCGCTAGTTAAAGCGATGGCGCAACAAGACAAACCGGTACTCGGGATATGCAGAGGATATCAAATCATGAATGTGGCATTTGGCGGTACGCTGTATCAAGACATCCACGCGCAACTTGCAGATGATTTACTGCAACATCATCAGCTGACGGATTTAGAATTTGCTACGCATTTAGTGGATATAGTTCCAGACAGTAAGCTTGCGGAATGTGCAGGTACTTCCGAGATTCGGGTGAATACGTTGCATCATCAGGCTGTGAAGGAGATACAAGCGCCACTCATCGTTACAGCGATGGCTAAAGATGGCGTGATTGAAGCGTTTGAGAGTACTGAGCATACGTTCCTTGTAGGGGTTCAGTGGCATCCTGAGGCATTAGTAAAGCGGGATGATGCGACTTCGTTGAGGTTGTTTGAGAGGTTTGTGGAAGCAGCTAACTAAAATTGAATATGTTCTAACATGAAAGGGATCTCACCAAAATGAGATCTCTTTTATTTAGGTTTTGGTAATTTTATATTATGTTTTTATTTACGTATAGGCATCATCTTTTTGTGTGATACTATTATACTGTTAATTAAAATATGTCATTATAACTAATTTGGTGAATTTACTATAAAGTTACTTTATGATTAAAAGTCATGCAAATGGATTTAATCCTATGATTATCAATCATAGGATATTGGCTCTTAAGAAATGTGGAAAATCATCAACAGTTCAATCAGTCGATAGCTAATTTTATGTTTATTACTAACATTACAAGCTATGCCAGAATAAGACTTACAAATAGCATAAGGAATTTGAAATAAAAGTTTACAAATGTTTGTCTATGAATAAGGAGGTAAAGAAGATGAAAGTTTTTCGGAAAATCGCAACAGGTGTAAATACAGTGGGTGGGGGAATCGTTAATACTGGTGTGAAAGTAACAGGTGATACGATCGGTAAAAAGTTTCCCAAGACAGGAAAATACATAAAAGATGTAGGAGATACAGTGGTCCGTTCCTCTAAAACTGTCATTTCGAATACAGCTCACTTTGCAGATGGAGCAGCTACTAGTGTTTATGGTGTCATCAAAAAAGATGAAGTTATACGTAATGAAGGATGGGGTGATGTTAAGTCAGCAACGACTAATACTGCAAAAGGTATGATTGGTGGAGTGGTATTTACAGGTAAAAGTGTTGGACAAACAATAACCGGTGTTGCGCGACAGGATCACGAGCAGTGGATGACCGGCATAAAGAATGTGGGGAAAGCAGCAGCTGTAATGGCGACTGGAGTGGGTGTACTTGATATCGTCGGTGTGTTTGATGTAGATGTAGCAGAAGCAGCTGAGTTGAGTACACGTAATATGAGTTTGGATGGCAGTGTGCATGAAATAACAGGTGTACCATTTGAAACGAACACAGTGGACCATGTGAATGGCCAGTATACAGGAGTGTTTCCGGTGTTCGATTCTGCTTTTGATGTGGAGTTACCTGCAGATTCGCTTCAATATTCAGATACGGTCCATATCGGTATTGCGAA
It encodes the following:
- a CDS encoding choline kinase family protein; its protein translation is MYLIQELSYIKRLGGLTNLNFLVAHKGQKYVLRFPAHEFEDIINRQHEKENQRIAAEIGVTVDNVVFTDDGIKMTPYYDATANLTRDLIVTPEYLEKVADVLSTLHSSNREFTNRFDYWEEVEKYKSTLTEMPSLYVLLEERVRNLTQGERLEYVPCHMDSVTGNFIQNDAGQLLLIDWEYSANYLPEWDLAAFIMERELSEEQEQVLLDYYGLPAASKQSLDLQKLKSDFLWSLWSLVKELEDPSFEAYTAKRTERLIEGLEQYYRLYGNE
- a CDS encoding YjjG family noncanonical pyrimidine nucleotidase, whose protein sequence is MHYELLLFDLDDTLFDFNETEKHALGNTFNSFGLPNGLEQYRDTYRAISSVIWDDLEQGRITLEELKVERFRRLFQEHELKLDAHRFGELYIENLGHESHLIEGVEEMFASLENYRLAILTNGFTLAQYARIAGSPLRNTFEAIIASEQTGFKKPQPEIFEYTFDSLGITDRSKVLMIGDSLTSDIQGGINAGIDTCWFNPEGKENRTSITPTYEIRSWKEFSFGRKMVNN
- a CDS encoding gamma-glutamyl-gamma-aminobutyrate hydrolase family protein, producing MNELKPFIGVTSDIDEKGDTLVQTRYITAVRRAGGVPIILPVGMEAIDEVCAHLDGLLLIGGEDVDPSLFGEEPHQKLGKVFPQRDEMELALVKAMAQQDKPVLGICRGYQIMNVAFGGTLYQDIHAQLADDLLQHHQLTDLEFATHLVDIVPDSKLAECAGTSEIRVNTLHHQAVKEIQAPLIVTAMAKDGVIEAFESTEHTFLVGVQWHPEALVKRDDATSLRLFERFVEAAN
- a CDS encoding HNH endonuclease; the protein is MKVFRKIATGVNTVGGGIVNTGVKVTGDTIGKKFPKTGKYIKDVGDTVVRSSKTVISNTAHFADGAATSVYGVIKKDEVIRNEGWGDVKSATTNTAKGMIGGVVFTGKSVGQTITGVARQDHEQWMTGIKNVGKAAAVMATGVGVLDIVGVFDVDVAEAAELSTRNMSLDGSVHEITGVPFETNTVDHVNGQYTGVFPVFDSAFDVELPADSLQYSDTVHIGIANMTLYESIQNDPSLAVELGFDAQDVENLQSVVTPEGYDWHHHEEPGRMQLVDEQDHGTTGHTGGRNLWGGGTAAR